The proteins below come from a single Laribacter hongkongensis DSM 14985 genomic window:
- a CDS encoding CatB-related O-acetyltransferase, whose translation MKKIISKISKKLKMRAIKKIPKWRQGQERFKVQYNGKYSYGLATYGMPIIEDYGSEAALEIGSYCSIAYGVRIFLGGNHRVDWVSTYPFPMMFDNENVSSIEGCSVSKGGVFIGNDVWIGSCAVIMSGVSVGDGAVIAANAVVTKDVPPYAVVAGNPAKIVKFRFSPEIIDSLLEIKWWDWPLERVVEFAPDLCQEKIHYFVSKFSELESKIEDGKLEMAVY comes from the coding sequence GTGAAGAAAATTATTAGTAAGATTTCTAAAAAACTCAAAATGCGAGCTATCAAAAAGATACCTAAGTGGCGACAGGGGCAGGAGAGGTTTAAGGTTCAATACAATGGGAAATATAGCTATGGATTAGCTACTTATGGTATGCCAATTATTGAGGATTATGGGAGTGAGGCAGCCCTTGAAATAGGTTCTTATTGCTCAATTGCGTATGGTGTTAGAATATTTTTAGGTGGTAATCATCGAGTGGATTGGGTGTCAACATATCCATTTCCAATGATGTTTGATAATGAAAATGTTTCATCTATAGAGGGATGTAGTGTTTCTAAGGGGGGGGTTTTTATTGGCAATGACGTTTGGATTGGTTCGTGTGCTGTCATTATGTCTGGTGTAAGCGTTGGGGATGGTGCAGTGATTGCAGCAAATGCGGTTGTGACTAAGGATGTTCCGCCATATGCAGTAGTGGCAGGCAATCCGGCAAAAATTGTAAAATTCCGATTTTCACCTGAAATTATTGATTCGCTTCTCGAGATAAAATGGTGGGATTGGCCCTTGGAGAGGGTTGTGGAGTTTGCGCCAGATTTATGTCAAGAGAAAATACATTATTTTGTATCCAAGTTTTCTGAATTGGAAAGCAAGATTGAGGATGGCAAGCTAGAGATGGCTGTCTATTAG